CGGATGTGATCGCCACCCTGGCGGCAGGAGGCCGCCCCTATGGGTTGTCCCCGCAGCAAGCTGTCGCCCATGACATTGCCCATGCCCTGGTCTCCGGCCATGTGATCCCCGAGTCCACTTATCAGCACGCCACGCGCCTGCTCGGCAGTGATGCCGTGGCGGAACTCTTTTTCCTGATCGGCGGATACAGCCTCATCGCCACTCTGCTGAATGGCTTCGATGTGCCAGCTCCAGAAAGGTCATGAGTCTCTTTTTTAACACCGCTCATTGAACTCGGATAACCCTCAAGAAAATGAAAACACCAAATCAAACCTACCTCTTAATTCACGGGGCCTGGCAGGCTCCCTATGTCTGGAACCAGGTCAGCTCCGATCTACGCCAACAAGGCCATCAAGTCATCGTCGTTGAGCTGCCAGGACACGGCGCTGACCACACCCCTGCGTATGCTCTGAGCCTGGATATTTACCGGGACAAGGTCATCGAAGCAATTGCAAAAGCTGAAGGAGAAGTGATCCTGGTCGGCCACAGCATGGCGGGCATGGTCATCACCCATGTGGCCGAAAGTGTGCCTGATAAAATCAGCAGGCTCGTTTACATCGGGGCCTTCCTTCCGGCCTCAGGGCAATCGCTGACGGATCTGGCCTACTCCGATCCCGATTCAAAACTCGGCCCCGCATTGATCCCATCGACCGACGGTCTGACACTCGATGTCGCCCGCGATCAATTGGTGGACCTTTTCATCAGTGACGGCTCACCCGCCGAGCAGGAACGTGTGCTGGCCAACTATCGGCCCGAACCCGCCATTCCCTTCACCAACCAGGTCACGCTCACCACCGAAGGCGCAGGCTCTGTCGAAAAAGTGTATGTTAAAACACTCAACGACATCGTCATCTCTCCCGGTCTGCAAGAACGCATGATCGCCGCTGCGGGCATCGAAAGAGTCTATGAGCTGGAATCCAGCCACTCACCTTTCCTCTCGCAACCGCAAGAGGTCGTAAAAGTGTTTCTGGAAATCGGAAAACCAGCCAAGCTCATCAGTGCTGGAGTCGTGTAATGCGATGGCTTTTGGCATACCGCTTTCCGAAAGCACAAAGAAAGTCCGGCACAGACGATAACAACAAAAGTGGTGCTTCACGCCGCACTCCGAACATTTATGAAAGCCTTGATCATTGGTGCCACCGGGGCCACGGGAAAAGACCTCGTTGAAGTGCTGTTAAAAGACCCGCATTACACAGAAGTCGTGGCTTTCGTGCGCAGACCCAGCGGGCGGGCGCACCCCAAATATAGCGAGGTCATCACCGATTTTGAGAAGTTGGAGAACGTCGCCAGCTTGATCCGAGGAGACGTTTGGTTTTCGTGCCTCGGAACCACTCGGAAAACAGCGGGTTCCAAGGCCAAACACTGGCACATCGACTATGACCTGCCCGCAAAATTCGCTGAAATCGCCAGACGAAATGGAGTTGTCAGAGCAGTCCTGCTGTCCGCCTATGGCGCATCCAGCACGAGCCGAGTGTTTTATTCCAAACTGAAAGGCACGCTCGACGATCACATTGCCGCTCTTGGCTTTGAACCATGCATCATTTTCAGGCCGGGCTTTTTGATTCGTGAAAACACCGACCGTCCAAGCGAACTCATGATCGCCAAAGCGTTGAAGATTTTGAACGGACTTGGCCTGCTCAAAAAATTCCGCCCATTGCCGACCTCAACCTTGGCTGAAAAGCTGGCCAAAGCGCCCCAAGTTTTCACCTACGGAACCCACATCATCGAATTGGATGATGTCTTCCATGTTTGAAAACCGGTCTAGGTCAAATCCGAACTTAGCACCGAATGGGCGCTGCGCATGGCCAAATCCTTGGCTTGGGCCACGACACGCACGGGGGTGGCGTCGAATTTGTAAGCGTGGCAGCTCGGGCAGGTGACGGCGCGTGTCACCACGATGGAGCCACACCCTTCGCATACTTTGTATTGCTCAGGATGGGTGGTGATTTTTTCGGCTTGTTTCAGCCGCTGGTCCTTAGACTCGTCAGGGGCGCTCATGAATGTTCTTGTTTGCTCATGTTACGTCTCAGCCTCTCAAAGCGCAACGCTGTGCCCTAAGTTTATTTGCGGGGGCGGACCTTAATTTCCACACGGCGGTTCAGGCTCTGCTCCTCAACAGTGCCAGTGGTGGTCACGATGGGCTTACTTTTGCCCATGCCCATGGCCTGGACACGGTCTGTGCCCAGACGCAGGGAATTGCGCAGCCATTCCACCACGGCATTTGCACGGCGCATGCTGAGCTGAAGGTTAAAATCATCCCCGCCGAAGCTGTCGGTATGGCCCTCAATGATGAAAAGGGAATCTGGGTTTTTCTGGATGAGGAAACCCAGCTTCATCAGGCTAAGACGAGCACCTTCAGCTAGCTGATCGCTACCGTATTCAAAGAGGAGGTCCGTCGGCATCAGGATCGGGGCTGTGCTGCCGCCCATCGCCCCGCCTCCACCGAGGAGGTCGTCCAGATTACTGTAACCCTTCACCCGGCTCCCCACACCGTCGCCATCGCCCTGGGCTTTGACCTGGTCCAGCAGCTTCATGTCCACCTCTCCGCCATCGGCGGGGTCGAGCCCGCCGGCGTCGATCAGCATCTGTTTTTCAGACACGGGCTTGGACAGCACATCTCGGCGCATGCTGGCCATCTCAGTGGCGAGATCAGGGGTGGCAATGGCCTGGGGCGCGAGAAGCGCGGCCATGTCGGGCATTTTGCCCCCAGGGGTTTTGCCATCACCCAAGTCACCATTGCGGATGAAGTTGGTCACTTCTTTGACGTTCGGTGTGAGGTCGATCTCCTGGTTTTCAGGGATCATGGCGGCCTTGTCAAAGTTGTCCAAATTCGGCTCAAAGGATTTGATATCCGGCTGATTCCCCGGGGCGATCATCTCGGGAATTTCCTGGATGGCTTTCTGTTCTTGCAGGAGCTTGGGGTCAATCTTGATGCGCTCCGGGACCTTGGCTGCCACCTGTTGTTGGGGGATGCTATGGCCGAGGAAAACACTGATTTTGTCAAAGCTCACATACAGCAGTCCATGGAGTAGGAAGGACAAGATCAGGGCAAACATGATCCACCACTTCAGGCTCCAGTCTTCACGGGAGCGAAAAGAGGAGCGCGGAGTGCTGCTCCAGACGGGGGATTGAGAAACATTGGCCATGAGGGCAGGGAACAGTAACACGCCTTCCGCGTTCAGGAAAATTCAAAGTCAGTTTTGCTTTTTCCTGAGCAAAATGGGTGCCGGGATGAACTTCCAGACGTTCCCATACGTCAGAGAATTCGAATGTCAGTCATTCGCTCCAGCCTTTTTCTTTTGATGCTGCTGCTCGGATTACCTCTCCGGGCAGCCCAGCAGTGCTTGGTTATTGGAGATAGCCTGACGAAGGAATACGAGGTGGAGTTTCCCCTGTTGTTCCCTCAGAACCCCGCTTCCTGGGATTCCCGAAACTGGGCTGAAATCTTGCACGAGCGCCGCAACACTTGGTTCGATCTCGGGAACTTCAGCGGTTACGCGGATAGCCGTGCGACCGGTCACGAATACAACTGGGCGATTCCTGGAGCGACCACAGGCGAGATCAAAAATCTGCTGAGAAACTTCGGGTTCCTGCTGGAAATCAGCAGTCAGATCCGCAGTGGGGCTGAACGGGTGGTCATCTTTGCAGGCGGCAATGATGTGGATAGCTATTATCGACAGATCTACGACGGGCAGTCTCCAACCAGCTTCACCCGCTCGACCCGGGACAACCTGCAATGGCTCGTGGATTACGTGCGGGGGCTCAAATCCTCCCTGCCGATCGTGCTCGTCTCGGTGCCACACCTGGGCTGTGCCCCAGATGTGCAAGCTCAGTGTCCGACGGACCCTGTGAAAACGGCTCGGGTCACAGCGGCGCTGGATGATCTGAATGCGCAACTGGCCACATTCGCCCAAACTCGAGGAATCGCTTTCGTGCCCGGGGTTTATCAACTGACCAAGGACATGATCTCTCTACCGTTTCGTATTGGCGGCATTGAGTTTTATCGGCAAGCCGATGCAGATTCCCGCCCGCGATACGCTTTCTCAGGCGATGGTTTTCATCCAGCGGTGAGTCCCCAGGCAAAAATCGCGCAGATGATCATCGACGCCTTCGTGAGTCGTTATCCCACGACGAAGATAACGGCACTATCGGATCGGGAAATCATCGAGCAAATCCTGGGACTGAATTCAGATTTGCCCTTTCAAGAGTGGATGGCCACGCAGGACGTTCCTGAAAATCAGAGGGGAGTGGAGGATGATCCCGATGGGGATGGTCTGATCAACTTGATCGAGTTCGTTCGTGCGGATGGGAATGCGGCACAAGCAACCTCCGTGGCTTGGCCGACTCCCCGTGTGGACCGCAGCCAGTCTCCCTCTCAAGTGGTCTGGACGGTTCCGATGCGGCCTGAGTCCATAGGGTGGGCTACCGCACGGTTTATGCAATCGAGTGACTTGGTGTCTTGGCAAACCATGAATGCCAGCCAAGTCACAATCAGCAGTGAAGGGGCTCAAACGGTCCGGTTTCCCCTGTCACCACGAACTTTCGTGAGGTTGGAAATTTCACGATGATCGCTATCGGGAGGCCCTCCTCAGTTCGCTGGCTTTGGCACGTAGCTCGGCGGCTTGTTGAGCCAAGGCGGCCGTTTCTGGCTGGGTGGCATAAGCTTCCTCTTTTTTCTTCATGTAGGCAGCTCCGGCGTTGGCGGAAACTTCCATGAGTGCAGCGATTTCAGGCACTTTGCGGCCTTCTTCGGTGATGTGATTTTCGGCTTTTCGATAAGCGTCTTGGGCAGCCTGTTTGCCTGCGGCGTCCTGCTTGCCGATGGCGGTGGTCAGTTGGTTGAAGGCTGCATCTCTTTGCGCTCGTGCTTCAGCGAGGGCGGAGTGAGTCTTGAGTGCTTCTTGGACGCTGCGTGATGCTTCACGTGATTGCTCCAGCAGTGCTTTCAGTTCTGGCACTCGTTCCTCGATCTGAGGGAGCTTTTCATACATTTCGCGCTCCAACTTAAAGGCTTCGCGACTCATTGCTCGGGCTTCGTCTTTCGAGTCGGCTTGAGCCGGGCTGAGACTGAGAAGGAGGAAAAGCAGGGCTGGAAGCAACTTCATAGAGGTTGGGAATGAAGGGTGGTTACTCCTTTAACTACCCCCTTTGTATGCGAAGGTTTCTCCAAGGTCTTTGCTAGGAGGTGGGTCTTGACTTCGTTTGGGGGCTGTATGCCTAACAAATTTTTGATAGCGACCCTGCTGAAGTGCTGTGTTTTCGGCTGTTACGGCCTCCACGCTCAGGAGTTGGCTTTTGAGGGAGCGGCCGGTTTCGGTGCTTTTTCACGAGGGGGTAAGGGCGGTGTCGTGATCGAGGTGAATCGGCTGGATGATGATGTGAAGGCTCCCCAGCCAGGCATGCTGAGGTGGGCCGTTCAGCAGAAAGGACCGCGCATGATCCACTTTACGCAGGCGGGCACCATCCACCTGCTCGATACCTTGGAAATCCGAGAGCCCTTTTTGACCCTGGATGGTCGGGATGCTCCAGGTCAGGGGGTGTGCATTCGTGGGGGAACCTTGGAATTTAAAGATACCCACGATATCATCCTGCGTTCTTTCCGTGTCCGCCTAGGGGATGAAACGACGAAGCGCCGAAATCGTGAGCAAGGGCTGAAGCGGCCGAAGAATTCGAATGGTCTGGATTGTCTTTCTTTCTCACGCTGTCGGGATGTCATTGCCGATCACATCTCGGCTTCATGGTCTTGCGACGAGGTTTTTAGCGTGGTGCATTGTGAAAATGTCACGGTGCAGTGGTGTCTGATTTCTGAACCGTTGACCAATCCCGAACTGCACCCTTACGGCGATAATCATGCCTTTGGTTTCAATGCCAGTGCATCAACGCTGAGTGTTCATCACTGCCTATTTGCTCGATACGTCATGCGCGGACCTCAATTCGAGGCCAATGATCTGCGCAAGGAGGATGCGTATGAGGTCAAGATGGAGGCCGTGAATAACGTGATGTTTGATTATCAGAAATCAGGTTCACGCTACACCACGGGTGTCGAAGATCATCGTGATGCGGCAGCGGGTAAACACTACGCCTTTCAATTCATGGGCAATGTTTATCTGGGTGGAGCGGAACCTCCTGCGATCCAAGCGGTGATGAAGCACGAGGTTCACTCCGGTGTGCGTGTGCATGTGGATGATCCGTCACTCATCCAGCTCAGTGATAGCAAGGGCAGGGAAGGTTTCATCAAGGAGGTGCAGGCTCAGCAGCAATCAGCGCCCTTGTTTGCTTCACCCAGACTTCAGGCAGACCCCGTGTCCACCGTTCTGGAGAGGGTTTTGGCCTCCGTGGGTTGTTCTCATGTATGTGATGCGGTGGATACACGTGTTTTGGCGGCGGTGCGCAATCGTGATTGGCATAAGCCGATCCGGTCGCAGAACGAGGTGGGTGGATGGCCGGACTTGCAGGGAAACTGAGGATCGAGATTTCTCCGGTTTAGCGTCTGTCCTGAGGCCATCCTTGGCGTGCCTCAGATCGTTGCATTCTT
The DNA window shown above is from Prosthecobacter debontii and carries:
- a CDS encoding GDSL-type esterase/lipase family protein produces the protein MSVIRSSLFLLMLLLGLPLRAAQQCLVIGDSLTKEYEVEFPLLFPQNPASWDSRNWAEILHERRNTWFDLGNFSGYADSRATGHEYNWAIPGATTGEIKNLLRNFGFLLEISSQIRSGAERVVIFAGGNDVDSYYRQIYDGQSPTSFTRSTRDNLQWLVDYVRGLKSSLPIVLVSVPHLGCAPDVQAQCPTDPVKTARVTAALDDLNAQLATFAQTRGIAFVPGVYQLTKDMISLPFRIGGIEFYRQADADSRPRYAFSGDGFHPAVSPQAKIAQMIIDAFVSRYPTTKITALSDREIIEQILGLNSDLPFQEWMATQDVPENQRGVEDDPDGDGLINLIEFVRADGNAAQATSVAWPTPRVDRSQSPSQVVWTVPMRPESIGWATARFMQSSDLVSWQTMNASQVTISSEGAQTVRFPLSPRTFVRLEISR
- a CDS encoding alpha/beta fold hydrolase encodes the protein MKTPNQTYLLIHGAWQAPYVWNQVSSDLRQQGHQVIVVELPGHGADHTPAYALSLDIYRDKVIEAIAKAEGEVILVGHSMAGMVITHVAESVPDKISRLVYIGAFLPASGQSLTDLAYSDPDSKLGPALIPSTDGLTLDVARDQLVDLFISDGSPAEQERVLANYRPEPAIPFTNQVTLTTEGAGSVEKVYVKTLNDIVISPGLQERMIAAAGIERVYELESSHSPFLSQPQEVVKVFLEIGKPAKLISAGVV
- a CDS encoding NAD(P)H-binding protein → MKALIIGATGATGKDLVEVLLKDPHYTEVVAFVRRPSGRAHPKYSEVITDFEKLENVASLIRGDVWFSCLGTTRKTAGSKAKHWHIDYDLPAKFAEIARRNGVVRAVLLSAYGASSTSRVFYSKLKGTLDDHIAALGFEPCIIFRPGFLIRENTDRPSELMIAKALKILNGLGLLKKFRPLPTSTLAEKLAKAPQVFTYGTHIIELDDVFHV
- a CDS encoding OmpA family protein; translated protein: MANVSQSPVWSSTPRSSFRSREDWSLKWWIMFALILSFLLHGLLYVSFDKISVFLGHSIPQQQVAAKVPERIKIDPKLLQEQKAIQEIPEMIAPGNQPDIKSFEPNLDNFDKAAMIPENQEIDLTPNVKEVTNFIRNGDLGDGKTPGGKMPDMAALLAPQAIATPDLATEMASMRRDVLSKPVSEKQMLIDAGGLDPADGGEVDMKLLDQVKAQGDGDGVGSRVKGYSNLDDLLGGGGAMGGSTAPILMPTDLLFEYGSDQLAEGARLSLMKLGFLIQKNPDSLFIIEGHTDSFGGDDFNLQLSMRRANAVVEWLRNSLRLGTDRVQAMGMGKSKPIVTTTGTVEEQSLNRRVEIKVRPRK